The following are from one region of the Capsicum annuum cultivar UCD-10X-F1 chromosome 1, UCD10Xv1.1, whole genome shotgun sequence genome:
- the LOC124897716 gene encoding uncharacterized protein LOC124897716, whose protein sequence is MKELHKKFIKVKFKYIPRSQNELADALAILYSMIQYLDKNFIDPTKVNVQDQPIYYLHVDVEPDGKAWYYDLMRYLKEGYYPEGITSIQKRTLRRLANNFFLNGEILYRRIPNLGLLRCIDAQEEIKLVKEIHGAMCALHMNCFVLAKKIPRVGYFVMTMKTNFIHFVQKFHQCQIHGDLIHVPPNELNMMDSPWPFAAWGMDIIGPI, encoded by the coding sequence ATGAAAGAGTTGCACAAGAAGTTCATCAAggttaaatttaaatatatccCGAGAAGCCAAAATGAGTTAGCAGATGCATTGGCGATCTTGTACTCTATGATTCAATATCTAGACAAGAATTTCATAGATCCTACCAAGGTGAATGTACAAGACCAACCAATATACTATCTTCATGTAGATGTAGAACCAGATGGCAAAGCCTGGTACTATGACCTCATGAGGTATCTCAAGGAGGGATACTATCCAGAAGGCATAACCAGTATTCAGAAGAGAACACTTCGAAGATTGgcaaataactttttcctaaatggAGAAATCCTTTATAGGAGGATTCCAAATTTAGGATTATTAAGGTGCATCGATGCTCAAGAGGAAATCAAGTTAGTCAAAGAAATACATGGGGCCATGTGTGCGctgcatatgaattgttttgtttTGGCAAAGAAGATTCCTCGAGTTGGATATTTTGTGATGACAATGAAGACAAATTTTATTCACTTTGTGCAAAAATTTCATCAATGCCAGATTCATGGTGATTTGATTCATGTTCCACCAAATGAACTCAATATGATGGATTCTCCTTGGCCATTCGCAGCATGGGGCATGGATATCATTGGTCCTATCTAG